One segment of Pseudomonas asgharzadehiana DNA contains the following:
- the dut gene encoding dUTP diphosphatase, translating to MHALQAKILDPRIGSEFPLPAYATPGSAGLDLRAMLKEDTLLEPGQTLLIPTGLSIYVGDPGLAALILPRSGLGHKHGIVLGNLVGLIDSDYQGELMVSCWNRGQTAFNIAVGERIAQLVLVPVVQAHFELVQEFDETQRGAGGFGHSGSH from the coding sequence ATGCACGCTTTGCAAGCCAAGATCCTCGACCCCCGCATCGGCAGCGAATTCCCACTGCCGGCCTACGCTACCCCGGGCTCCGCCGGCCTGGACCTGCGCGCCATGCTCAAGGAAGACACCCTCCTTGAGCCGGGCCAGACCCTGCTGATCCCCACCGGCCTGTCGATCTATGTCGGCGACCCTGGCCTGGCGGCGCTGATCCTGCCGCGCTCCGGCCTGGGCCACAAACACGGCATCGTCCTTGGCAACCTCGTGGGGCTGATCGACTCGGACTACCAGGGCGAGTTGATGGTGTCGTGCTGGAACCGTGGCCAGACCGCGTTCAACATCGCAGTCGGCGAGCGCATCGCCCAACTGGTATTGGTACCGGTAGTGCAGGCGCACTTCGAATTGGTGCAGGAATTCGACGAGACCCAACGCGGCGCTGGCGGCTTTGGGCATTCCGGCAGCCACTGA